One window of Methanobacterium alkalithermotolerans genomic DNA carries:
- a CDS encoding acyltransferase: protein MPNFKSLIFGDDQDSWDGKKDFENVVIGYAYQRFSKPPIIGKNALIRTNSVIYNDVTIGDNFQTGHNVLVREKTTIGNEVLIGTNAVVEGHSKIGSNVSIQSNVYIPKNSYIEDNVFIGPCACFTNDRYPVRVDYKLKGPVIRKGASIGANSTFLSNVEVGEGAMVAAGAIVTQSVPPWYLAIGAPARIKPLPARLRVSNDI from the coding sequence ATGCCTAACTTTAAGAGCCTGATATTTGGTGATGACCAGGATTCATGGGATGGTAAAAAGGATTTTGAGAATGTGGTTATTGGATATGCCTATCAAAGATTCAGTAAACCACCTATTATTGGTAAAAATGCACTTATCAGGACCAACAGTGTTATCTATAATGATGTAACTATTGGAGATAATTTCCAAACCGGACATAACGTACTTGTCCGGGAAAAAACCACCATAGGAAATGAAGTATTAATTGGAACCAATGCGGTGGTGGAAGGCCATAGTAAGATAGGAAGCAATGTAAGTATCCAGTCCAATGTATATATTCCTAAAAATAGTTATATAGAAGATAATGTATTTATAGGGCCCTGCGCCTGCTTTACCAATGATCGTTATCCGGTAAGAGTTGATTATAAACTCAAAGGACCTGTAATTCGTAAAGGTGCGTCTATTGGGGCTAATTCTACTTTTCTGTCCAATGTGGAGGTGGGTGAAGGGGCCATGGTAGCAGCAGGAGCCATTGTAACCCAAAGTGTACCTCCCTGGTACCTGGCCATCGGTGCCCCTGCCCGTATAAAACCCTTACCTGCCCGTTTAAGGGTTTCCAATGATATTTAA
- a CDS encoding polysaccharide pyruvyl transferase family protein, with protein MGNILILNAGYSNKGNYALIISTKLILNYFMADAKICLSGPDKIKTSQLIIERHISHRLYLEKPHTILIGFLYLFKCIYIRLISNFMNVSISKNSRLYYCYNSDIVVNSGGDHLSGEYGLNPLGTFLNISYALALKKPVVLFGESLGYYKNPLIKIIANYILNKTRLILVRENLSKEYLLKNNIKNPDIYVTADPAFYLSPIRESKVIHILNKENIKLEKNPVIGINPSGLINKFENKLDLEKDLNMILAKVSDFLIRELNASILFIPHVYTSTDDDRSSISLIYEKVENKENVSMIKGEYSPQELKGIIGLCDLFIGTRMHAMIAATSMMVPTVGIAYSHKTHGIIGDMLGQEKHILDINQINFEDLVYLIIDAWNNRDTIKSDLEHKIPLVKERALMNGKFVKDLMDSLKIS; from the coding sequence TGCTTATCTGGGCCAGATAAAATAAAAACTAGTCAATTGATTATTGAAAGACATATAAGCCATAGATTATATTTAGAAAAACCTCATACTATATTAATCGGATTTCTATATCTATTTAAATGTATTTATATTCGCCTAATCAGCAATTTCATGAATGTTTCTATTTCAAAAAATTCAAGATTATATTATTGCTATAATTCAGATATAGTTGTTAATAGTGGTGGAGATCACTTAAGTGGTGAATATGGATTGAATCCTTTAGGAACTTTTTTGAATATTTCCTATGCTCTGGCATTAAAAAAACCAGTAGTTCTCTTTGGGGAAAGTTTAGGATATTATAAAAATCCTCTAATAAAGATAATAGCTAATTATATTTTAAATAAAACTAGATTAATTTTAGTTAGAGAAAATTTATCTAAAGAATATCTACTTAAAAATAATATAAAGAACCCGGATATATATGTTACTGCAGATCCTGCTTTTTATTTGAGCCCCATTAGGGAATCAAAAGTTATTCATATTCTTAATAAGGAAAATATTAAACTAGAAAAAAATCCAGTCATAGGTATCAATCCTAGTGGGTTAATAAATAAATTTGAAAATAAGTTGGACTTAGAAAAAGATCTTAATATGATATTAGCAAAAGTAAGTGATTTCTTAATAAGAGAATTAAATGCTTCTATTTTGTTCATACCCCACGTTTACACTTCTACCGATGATGATAGGTCCAGCATAAGTTTAATTTACGAGAAAGTTGAAAATAAAGAAAATGTAAGTATGATTAAGGGAGAATATTCTCCTCAGGAACTCAAGGGTATTATTGGACTATGTGATCTTTTTATCGGCACTAGAATGCATGCCATGATTGCAGCAACTTCTATGATGGTTCCCACTGTAGGTATAGCATATAGTCACAAAACTCATGGAATAATTGGGGATATGTTAGGACAGGAGAAACATATTTTAGATATTAACCAAATAAATTTCGAAGATTTAGTTTATTTAATAATTGATGCTTGGAATAATCGGGACACAATAAAATCGGACTTAGAACATAAAATTCCTTTAGTTAAAGAAAGAGCTTTAATGAATGGTAAATTTGTTAAGGATTTGATGGATTCTTTAAAAATTTCTTAG
- a CDS encoding flippase, with protein MNPIQRLAKNIGISGISQIIVAILTFFLLIYIARFLGEAEFGIYSFAISFTSLFTIFADIGISQLIIREISRDKNLTDEYLINSFIIKFFLAFITFALIYITINLMGYPQNVIKIVYLFGIYTILVSFAQMFISIFQAYEKMEYAALILILEKIILISLGIFVMISGKGLTELGLVYVFAGIIEVLIAIIITSFKISKPKPEINLLTWKKLTIGSIPFGLNTMFAMLFFKIDTVLLSILKDDVVVGIYNAAYNPILALSFIVSGIITSTIYPVMSRYFTISKDSLETITLISSKYLAIIGFPITIFCLVFADILINFFYAGNFIDAIGAFQILALCIPIRLVSTITGTHLTSINKQGLRTLSVSICAILNIILNLILIPYISYIGASIATVLSELSLYFIFIFFIDRYYKKIGMSKILLKPLIASLTMGIVLIYLKDFNIIINIILAVLIYLVVLIILNTFTKRDKILFKGILKKADK; from the coding sequence ATGAATCCTATCCAGAGATTAGCAAAAAACATAGGTATATCAGGGATTTCACAAATAATCGTTGCTATATTGACTTTTTTCCTATTAATTTACATTGCAAGATTTTTAGGAGAAGCTGAATTTGGAATATATAGTTTTGCAATATCTTTTACATCACTATTTACAATTTTTGCAGATATTGGGATAAGTCAACTTATTATTCGAGAAATTTCTCGTGATAAAAATTTAACAGACGAATACTTGATAAATTCTTTTATAATCAAATTCTTTCTAGCATTTATCACTTTTGCATTAATATACATAACTATTAATCTTATGGGATATCCCCAAAATGTAATTAAAATAGTTTATCTTTTTGGTATCTACACTATTTTAGTATCTTTTGCCCAAATGTTCATTTCAATATTTCAAGCATATGAAAAAATGGAATATGCTGCTTTGATTTTAATATTAGAAAAAATAATATTGATTAGCCTAGGAATCTTTGTTATGATTTCAGGGAAGGGATTAACAGAGTTAGGATTAGTTTACGTTTTCGCAGGAATTATAGAAGTATTAATTGCCATTATCATTACATCTTTCAAAATTAGTAAACCCAAACCCGAGATTAATCTTTTAACATGGAAAAAATTAACAATAGGTTCCATACCTTTTGGCCTGAATACCATGTTCGCCATGCTCTTTTTTAAAATAGATACGGTATTACTTTCAATTTTAAAAGACGACGTAGTAGTTGGGATTTATAATGCAGCTTATAATCCAATATTAGCATTGAGTTTTATTGTTTCTGGAATAATAACATCTACAATTTATCCAGTAATGTCAAGATATTTCACCATATCAAAGGATTCTTTAGAAACTATTACATTAATATCTTCTAAGTACTTAGCCATAATTGGATTTCCAATTACTATTTTTTGTTTAGTTTTTGCAGATATCTTAATTAATTTTTTTTACGCTGGGAATTTTATAGATGCAATAGGGGCATTTCAAATATTGGCCTTATGCATTCCCATTAGGCTAGTTAGTACTATTACGGGTACTCATTTAACTTCTATAAATAAACAAGGTCTTCGCACTTTAAGTGTATCTATATGTGCCATTTTAAATATAATATTAAATTTGATTTTAATTCCATATATCAGTTATATTGGAGCAAGCATTGCAACAGTCCTATCAGAACTATCTCTATATTTTATATTTATATTTTTTATTGATAGATATTACAAAAAAATAGGTATGAGTAAAATTTTATTAAAGCCTTTAATAGCATCTTTAACTATGGGAATTGTTTTAATTTATCTAAAGGATTTCAATATAATTATTAATATTATTCTGGCAGTTTTGATTTATTTAGTGGTGTTAATAATATTAAATACTTTCACTAAAAGAGATAAAATATTGTTTAAAGGAATTTTAAAAAAGGCAGATAAATGA
- a CDS encoding Coenzyme F420 hydrogenase/dehydrogenase, beta subunit C-terminal domain — translation MNTINILNVVKKGLCCGCGTCIALCPENALKIMIDELKGIYIPFLDEKKCIDCGICCKVCPGHEVNFKELNYKIFGKQPDNILIGNYEGCYVGHSSNEDIRYNASSGGIITQLLISALEDGIIDGVLVTKMKENKPLEPDPFIAKTKEEIIEAMGSKYCPVPLNIALKDIIESETEEKFAMVGLPCHIHGIRKAEQLNKALKDKIIIHLGLFCGQCPSFLGTTFLIKKLKIKEKTIKSIRFRGQGWPGSMNIKFKEGNEISLSNYWSSSFGLNFFTPDRCFLCNDGLSELADISFGDPWLNEFSSEKIGKTLIITKNNTCKNVIKSIKNRGLISLKPINPEKVIESQKGMLYLKKKLFTNPHEIFKNSPKYIINNNNFQSNHLNFLISLFPFINSKLYSNKYLRIIIGHLPAKILKLYGLPYNFIIHIKSKKDFKKISKKFLKNPSNP, via the coding sequence ATGAATACTATTAACATTTTAAATGTTGTTAAAAAGGGTTTGTGTTGTGGTTGTGGTACATGCATAGCTTTGTGTCCTGAAAATGCCCTTAAGATCATGATAGATGAATTAAAAGGAATATATATACCCTTTTTAGATGAAAAAAAATGTATTGATTGTGGAATATGTTGTAAAGTCTGCCCTGGACATGAAGTTAACTTTAAAGAGCTTAATTATAAAATATTTGGAAAACAACCAGATAATATTTTAATTGGTAATTATGAGGGTTGTTATGTGGGTCATTCATCTAATGAGGATATTAGATATAATGCATCATCTGGAGGAATTATCACACAATTACTTATTTCTGCACTAGAAGATGGAATTATAGATGGTGTTTTAGTTACAAAAATGAAAGAAAATAAACCATTAGAACCAGACCCTTTCATTGCAAAAACAAAAGAAGAAATAATTGAGGCAATGGGTTCAAAATATTGTCCTGTACCTCTAAATATTGCTCTTAAAGATATAATAGAATCTGAAACTGAAGAAAAGTTTGCTATGGTAGGTTTACCTTGCCATATCCATGGAATCAGAAAAGCTGAGCAATTAAATAAGGCTCTTAAAGACAAAATAATAATACATTTGGGGCTTTTTTGTGGACAATGCCCTAGTTTTTTAGGAACAACATTTCTAATAAAAAAACTGAAAATTAAAGAAAAAACCATAAAATCTATCAGATTTAGGGGACAAGGATGGCCGGGATCAATGAACATTAAATTTAAGGAAGGAAATGAAATTTCATTATCTAATTATTGGAGTAGTTCATTTGGTTTAAATTTTTTCACCCCAGATAGATGTTTTTTATGTAATGATGGACTTTCTGAATTAGCAGATATCTCATTTGGTGATCCCTGGTTAAATGAATTCTCCAGTGAAAAAATTGGAAAAACACTCATAATAACCAAGAACAATACCTGCAAAAATGTAATAAAATCAATAAAAAATAGAGGCCTGATATCTTTAAAGCCAATTAACCCTGAAAAAGTGATTGAATCACAAAAAGGAATGTTATACTTAAAAAAGAAACTTTTCACTAATCCCCATGAAATATTTAAAAATAGTCCCAAATACATTATAAATAATAATAACTTCCAATCAAATCACCTGAATTTTCTAATTTCTTTATTCCCTTTTATTAATTCCAAATTATATTCAAATAAATATTTAAGAATAATTATTGGCCATTTACCTGCAAAAATCCTTAAATTATATGGATTACCATATAACTTCATAATACACATAAAATCAAAAAAAGACTTCAAAAAAATTTCTAAGAAATTTTTAAAGAATCCATCAAATCCTTAA
- a CDS encoding glycosyltransferase family 2 protein translates to MEVSVIIPMYNEEENVSPTISQIKAVLDDAYDAYEIIVVDDGSQDKTRDLARKISENNPQLKVLQHEINQGMGKALRTGFEKARGEVVVTIDADLSYEPSEIPRLVSNINEAVGIVIGSQYMQGGKTQDIPFLRLFISKMANKIVGYSMRDNISTVTGVFRAYRRDVIDSVELESNGTEINPEILSKASAIGFKIVEVPVTLKARELGESKVRFRATTISHLLFTFYEKPMVLFGLIGFFILLIGIISGFYLFYQYLTGSLDPNRPLMLFMAIMVLSGIQILIFGFVATQISLLRREIYLVQKENKLIRKKWDK, encoded by the coding sequence ATGGAAGTTTCAGTGATAATACCCATGTATAATGAGGAAGAGAATGTTTCCCCTACCATATCACAAATTAAAGCTGTTCTGGATGATGCTTATGATGCTTATGAAATCATAGTAGTTGATGATGGTAGCCAGGATAAAACCCGGGACCTGGCCCGAAAAATTAGTGAAAATAACCCTCAACTGAAAGTTTTACAGCATGAAATCAATCAGGGCATGGGTAAGGCTCTTCGTACTGGTTTTGAGAAAGCAAGAGGTGAGGTGGTGGTTACCATTGATGCTGATTTAAGTTATGAACCCTCAGAAATACCGCGTCTTGTAAGTAATATCAATGAAGCGGTAGGGATTGTTATTGGATCCCAGTATATGCAAGGGGGTAAAACTCAGGATATTCCTTTTTTAAGGTTGTTTATCAGTAAAATGGCTAATAAGATTGTTGGGTATTCTATGAGAGACAATATAAGTACCGTTACCGGGGTTTTCAGGGCTTACAGACGTGATGTTATTGATTCAGTGGAATTAGAATCTAATGGAACAGAAATTAATCCAGAGATCCTATCCAAGGCCAGTGCCATAGGATTTAAAATAGTGGAAGTTCCAGTCACCTTAAAAGCCCGGGAGTTGGGGGAATCTAAAGTCAGGTTCCGGGCCACCACCATATCCCATTTATTATTCACCTTCTATGAAAAACCCATGGTACTTTTCGGGTTAATTGGGTTTTTTATTCTTTTAATAGGAATTATAAGTGGATTTTACTTATTTTATCAGTATCTTACCGGTTCTCTGGATCCTAACCGGCCTTTGATGTTATTTATGGCCATTATGGTGCTATCCGGTATACAGATATTGATTTTTGGTTTTGTGGCTACCCAGATTAGTCTTTTAAGAAGGGAGATATATCTGGTGCAGAAGGAGAATAAGTTAATCCGGAAAAAATGGGATAAATGA